Sequence from the Brachionichthys hirsutus isolate HB-005 chromosome 21, CSIRO-AGI_Bhir_v1, whole genome shotgun sequence genome:
ATTTATGTTATCTGACGGAGAATCGATTGTCCCTCTGTTCTTTCTGCAGTTGGAgtgtttctgtcctcctctctctgtgttttgggCTCATCACTGTTTGCACTGGGCTCCCACTTCAAAGGAACTCCCTATCTGCTGCCCCTCATGCTCACAGGCCGACTCCTGTTTGGAGCAGGCAATGGATCCCTGACCGGTGAGGCCACTTATTACACACCATTAGCAAATGTCACCTCAGAATAATTTTCCTAAGTTCCCCTGTTGTTTGCATGTTCATCAGTTGTTCAGAACCGCATCACAGCCTTCTGGTTCAAAGGGAAGGAGCTGGCCATGGCGTTTGGTCTCACCTTGGCTTTCTCTCGCCTCGGTTCagtcctgaactttgtcctCACCCAGAGGTTTGAAGAAAAATATGGCATGCAGTGGACACTCTGGGGTGGTGGGTTTACAACACAActggatgatgacatcatacaaatgttttctttatgcTATGTGGAACATGGCGCTTTGTTTTCTAGGTGTGCTATTGGGTGCGCTGAGCTTTCTATGTGCCGCTGTAGTCGGTAAATTGGATAAGATCGGGGTGAAGCAGCTGGGTCTCGATAGCGTCATTCAAGAGGAGTCTCGCAATGTggtattctattctattctccaTACATGAACTCCTAATGACATTTCAAAGTGGCAAGTTCAAAAAGCATAGGACCTAACATtgaaccctgtggaacaccacagtttatttaattgttttttgattgatattcattcatcattatGAAACgtttatctttctgtgtgtgtttgtgtgtagagaATTCAGGATGTGAAGCTCCTGTCACTCAGATACTGGCTGCTGGTCCTCTCCATCACGTTCTTTTTCAATGGCATCTTCCCATTCGTTGCAGATGCTAGGTAGATCTGTTATTATGTCCTACATGcatattgtgttatttttagGGCAGAAATGGTCATAGCTGAATAGCTTTAGGCTCAGGATGAGCCTAAAAGCAGTCTCTGAATATTAACCTCAGTCAAATGGATAGTATATATGTTTTTTACTCTTCTTTGCAACGTATCTATTTGATCAAAAATGACCATTTTGATGTGATCCTATGATGTACCCTTAAATCCTTatgtgttgatttatttttctgtccaGTAAATTCATTCAGGATAAGTACAGCGGCTACAGTCAGAAAGAGGCATCTTATATTGCTGGTGCAGTTTATGACAGCTCACTGGTCCTCTCAGCTGGTGTGGGAATTCTCATAGTGAGTATCTGTAACCCAGATCTGTCTCTAAACTGTCCAGAAGTTGCAGAAAGTAATGTCAAATATGCAGATATGTTGTACAACAGACATTCTGTTGTGCTGGCTGCAGGATTACGTGGGTCTGCGGGGCATCTTCATTGTATCCTGTGCTGTCCTCACACTGCCTGTCTTTGGACTCCTGGCCTTCACCTACGTCTCTCCTCTCATCGCCACCATATGGCTGGGAATCACCTACTCTTTTGCTTCTGTGAGTTTAGatccattttaatttcaaatacCCATCCTGaaggcatccgaaatagatgccaGAGCCACCTCAGGTGGCTCCATtttgatgtggaggagcagcagctctactccgaactcctccctggtgactgagatCCTCACcctaacattcccaacatgggAATTCCTGAAAATTTGATCAAGATCCCTCCATAACCTcttgttgctaacagacagacagacaacgcCGGTGCCTCACCGGCGGTAGTAATATGGGCCAAAATGGAACTTCTTGAGATGGATAACATATTCAAGTCTGTGTTGTTAATCTATGCTGATTTTGATGATTTTTTACAAGCAGCTAAATGAGTTTGTGTCACAAATTTATGACAAAAATGGTCTTAACCAACTGAGCTTTATTCCAGCCAAGCATGTGGTCCTCTATCCCCCTCGTGGTACCTCAAGCGACTCTGGGAACAGCGCTGGGTCTGGCCAGCTCCATACATATGCTTGGAGTCGGCGTGTCCAATCTGGTCATTGGACAGATTTTGGGCACAAAGTCTAGGTATGAAAGTAAACACTGCTGTGCCTCATTGAGCGATTCCCACAATATGTTAGAGCTTCGTTAACTTTTTactgaacgttttttttttccattctctGGTCAGTGAAACTAAAATTCCGCTGTGGCGTTGGCAGAGGATGATGATCTTCATCCTGGCCAACATCATCAGCTGCATCATCGCCTCAGTGCTGCTCAACGTTGTCGACCACAGACAGGTCAGTCATCCCACACACAATGTTGTGCACATGATGCATTCAAAATGGTCAGTTCATGTCTTCACCTACAGGGTGGGATCCTGAACAAGACGACGAAGAGGTCAGAGCAGGCAAAGAAGAACTCGGACCAAGAGATTCCTATTGTGGCAGAGGAAGAACAAAATCAGGATGTGGAAGCGGAGGGGATCGCTCCTCATTCTATTAACTCTTAGGATTTCAGTTTGAGAATTTTGCTCctaatcattttttttacactgatcAGCCATAACCTCATGACCACAGACAGGTGAATTGAATATAAATGTTTATCTCGTGATCATGGCACTTGTTAGATTTGTGGAATATATTTGGtaacaaataaaaactttatttctttgtctattccttgtaacctcactgttcccacTGGGACCttttcatttacacacacatatactccGTCTTACTCCTGTTCActttcattcctcttttctagagAATATCTCCTATCAGGGCACAGTCTAGCAAGTGGACCCGAAAATCCAGAGACTCAAGCagggataaaagaaaaaagtctttACTCACATGAGGCAAAAACGCAAACAAATAAAGAGTTCcaaataataatagtaacagtaggaataaaaaaaaaatcaaagactAAGGGATGATAGGCCGGGATCACTAGGTAAAAActgaacaaaaatacacagctaAAAAATTACTCaacgagctgcagctggagagaGTGGGCAAACAGGAAAAATGAAGGCGCAGGGGCTGCGGGGGTGGCGCCGGGAGCGACGGCCAGCCGCCGCCGCTCAGAGGAGACCAGCAGAGCAAGTATAAAAGTGGATTTAAATTATACGGCTCAAAATGACAGTTGAACCCGATGACGTCAAAATGACTGATAATTGAGGGCTGTTGACGTGGATGTCtttttgttcctgtttttctttggcCTTGAAATATAGTGAAGCTGATGTGTGTCTGAGAACAAGGTGAGCTCACTTACATATAGGTATAGTTGGGCTCATAGGATGGCAGAGTTTATTCCAGCCACCCTAAATACTGGGCCCTCTCCTTATGAGAGACTTTACCCTCGATCCACCAACGGGGTCACAGGTCAGGAGGCAGAAGTGCCTCCTCCCCACTTGAAAGTATGTTCATGTTCACGTTCATGTTATTGTTTCATGACTGTTATTGTTCGTTTTTTGTTTGTGAGGGTCACTTGCTTACTTATTGCCTGGAACATGTATGAAAGGGCCACATAACCTGAAAATCTCATCTTTAAATGTAAACGGTCTGAGTAATCCAGTCAAGAGAAGTAGAGTACTGGCGAAGACTTAAAACATTTTGATATCAAAATTCCTTTTTTAGCTCCTGTAAAAACAGTCGAAAAAGAGGTGTAGCCACTCTGATTTCTAACCGTGTTAACTTTGAACTAATTaaagaaaacagagacaaagagggcAGATATGTGATAATTATAGGATAGACAATGTGCTAGTCACATTTGCTGATACATATGTTCCTCCAGAGAGTGACAGGAAATTCTTAAAATGTCTATCTGATACAATTATCTCAGAGAGCGAGGGTATTTTAGTCTGTGCTGGGGACTGGAACACGATTCTGAATTACTCCTTAGACTGTTCTAGTACAAGAAGAAATAAATCTTACAGATTGAAAGACCTTAATACGTTGATCAAAGAGACGGGgctgtttgatgtttggagGGATATCCAcgcactggaaaaaaaaagactaccgGTACTTGCAATTAAGACACTTCTACAAAACAGAAGTCAGGAAAGCTATTTAAGCAGAAGGTAATGAAGTGATGACCAATGCATCCAGAAGCCCACCCTCAAAGGTTGTTTCTAAACTGTATAAGGGTTTACAAAAATTAAATGGGGCAACCACACTATATGTAAAAGTCAAATGGGAGATGGAATTAAATGTCACGCTGACAGAGGGTGATTGGCAATCTATGTGTAAAGCACAACAATCTACCACCAGCTCCAGAAGATGGAGGGAATTTGGATGGAAAAACTTGATTTGCTTCTTTATTACCCctcatattaaaaataaacaactaGGGGAACAACAGCAGTGCTGGAGGCAATGTGGTCACGGGAGAGCCAATCACTCTCATATCTTTTGGCTCTGTGAAAAAATTCTGACATTTTGGGACAGTGTTATGCTAATTCTAAAAGAGGTGTTTGGTTGCGAGATCCCACGGGACCCCCGGATGGTGTACCTGGGTTTAATACCCAGCGATGTGATTCAGAAGAAAGACATTTACCTCTTTAAAATCCTAACACTGGCATGTTAAAAGGCCATCACAAGGAACTGTCTTAAAAGTGACCGTCCAACGATTGATCAATGGCTGGACATTGTAGAGGAAATGTACTCgattgaaatgtttttgacGTTTTATCTAAAGACCAAAGAAAGGACTCACGGACAACGGTGGGGGAAATGGACCTCCTATAAGACTAACAATTGAGCCctgaaatgacaaaagaaaCAGTAGCTGTAATGGGAAGCACATTtctaaaatgctaaaaaaaaaacatctacccCTGTACTTTAGAGATCTACAGTGATCGGACATACAAGTTCAGGGCAGCCTTGCTGTCTCACAATTACAAGCAGCTCATGTGAACAACATAAAAGTATGTCAATAATTGGTGTTTTTACAGCCACCGTCAGTTTTGCTCACGATGACTGAAGCGGCAGAGAAAGGTTTGTCTGTCTGCGGGTTTATTTTTGAAGAATTACCGATAATTTAGCAGCTCATCCACATGAAGTCAGCATTTTCAGCTTTCAGCGTCGTGAGAGGCGTTAATGTGAAGTCAGCATTTATGGTCGTCTAAATCGCTAAATCTATAACTATGGTGTCATGTTACAGGCTTGTCTGTTGGTAACACCTCTTATCCAAAACCTATTTTTTTAAGTGAAAGCACATAAATAAGCAGGAAATACCATTGATAATCTATGTTTTGATGTTTGCAGCGTATTACCGCTTTGTGGTGCTGGTCTTCAACTGTCTGATAACGTTCGGCTCCTACTTCTGCTTTGACATCCCCAGTGTTTTACAGAATCAGTTCCAAGGGGTAAGTAGGAGGTACCAGGAGCTTTCTTATAAAGCCTGTCCTCGTTTTGCAGCTCTTCACATTTTTATCGTTTGCTTCCTGTCACCTGACAGAACCTAACGTGTCCCAACACAACGGTGATCAATGGGACCGTTGACTGTGTGCTGGGACTGGGCTTGACCCCTCAGCAGTACAATCTTCTTTATGCTATCTATGCCTGGACGTaaggaaacacacactctctgctgaCTGTAccgtaacacacacactgagcactTCTGCATTTAGTGCATGCACAGCTGATGCTGTCATCTCTCATCAGGAATGCCGTTGTGGTGATCATGGCTGGGTTTCTTATTGACAAATTAGGAAACCGCTGTAAGTTAAAATGATGTCATATATTTCAGTCTGTCCCCTCAGACAGCTGATTTATGTTATCTGACGGAGAATCGATTGTCCCTCTGTTCTTTCTGCAGTTGGagtgtttctgtcctcctttctctgtgttttggGCTCATCACTGTTTGCACTGGGCTCCCACTTCAAAGGAACTCCCTATCTGCTGCCCCTCATGCTCACAGGCCGACTCCTGTTTGGATCAGGCAGTGGATCCCTGACCGGTATGACCACTTATTACATACCATTTATGGAAGCCCAAAAGagttataattaaataaataaaaacataattttgaaataaataccattttgataaataacagcaaatatatataatatggtcattaaattgtaaaataaggtaatattattctgaaatatatttttactattctttaaaatctaattattattattttattataataaaatatttcctaatgattattttaacaatgtcatactttttaaaataaggtatttttatttattttgcaagaTTTTGTAAAATAGAAAAGGTTTTTGACAAAGCAAATTTCTATTTCATAATGTCGTTTTTCCGGCAGAATGACTTGGTCTGTCATTCAAAGCTCTGCTGACTCGCTGCAAGTGCTGCTGCTCATGTCTGTGTAGGATCAGCCAATCGCTTTACGGGCTTCGCCTTGTGTGCTTTGATTGACAGACCaagtcatttattattttatgaaggAAACTTGTTATGGCTGCTGAGGAGAATTAATATTTCTAAAAAGAACATTGTCTGGCTTTCTCTGTTGTAGTGAAAGTTCATGGCTGTGCACATAAGTTGGCTGGCAAAGCACCAAAATGCAAAATCTCAACGTTATAGACCCATGttgaagaaaattattttaaaaatactttgctgttatttttttaactcaCTTCATTTAACTTAACCATTATTCCTGcctttttctttaaaatgttccttGTAAAATGACATTCATAATGGCTTGTCAGGACAGTTCAGTTTTAATAAGTATGATTTTATAATTTGTAGAAGTGAAACAATACAATTGATGAGATTGGATATTTGTTTCATTGTGCTGGTTCAAAAATGACATagcagaatttgtttttattgcaaacGTAATGGAAAAAAAGCTACTggtcattttgttctgttttgttgtgactTTTCTTTGATATACAttctttgtcttgtcttgttCTCGGCCTCCAAATGTCTTGGTCTTGTCTCGGTCTTGGTTGGTGTGGTCTTGACGACAACGATACAATTAGCAATGTCACCTCGGAATAATTTTCCTAAGTTCCCCTGTTGTTTGCATGTTCATCAGTTGTTCAGAACCGCATCACAGCCTTCTGGTTCAAAGGGAAGGAGCTGGCCATGGCGTTTGGTATCACCTTGGCTTTCTCTCGCCTCGGTTCAGTCCTGAACTTTTTCCTCACCCAGAGGTTTGAAGAAAAATATGGCATGCAGTGGACACTCTGGGGTGGTGGGTTTACAACACAACcggatgatgacatcatacaaatgttttctttatgcTATGTGGAACATGGTTCTTTGTTTTCTAGGTGCACTGTTGTGTGTGCTTAGCTTTCTATCGGCCGTTACAGTCAGCACGCTGGACAAAATCGGAATGAAGCAGCTGGGTCTCGATAGCGTCATTCAAGAGGAGTCCCGCAATGTggtattctattctattctatacaTGAACTCCTAATGACATTTCAAAGTGGCAAGTTCAAAAAGCATAGGACCTAACATtgaaccctgtggaacaccACAGtttatttaattgtgttttgat
This genomic interval carries:
- the LOC137910218 gene encoding lysosomal dipeptide transporter MFSD1-like, translated to MTEAAEKAYYRFVVLVFNCLMTFGSYFCFDVPSVLQNQFQGNLTCPNTTVINGTVDCVLGLGLTPQQYNLLYAIYAWTNAFVVIMAGFLIDKLGNRFGVFLSSSLCVLGSSLFALGSHFKGTPYLLPLMLTGRLLFGAGNGSLTVVQNRITAFWFKGKELAMAFGLTLAFSRLGSVLNFVLTQRFEEKYGMQWTLWGGVLLGALSFLCAAVVGKLDKIGVKQLGLDSVIQEESRNVRIQDVKLLSLRYWLLVLSITFFFNGIFPFVADASKFIQDKYSGYSQKEASYIAGAVYDSSLVLSAGVGILIDYVGLRGIFIVSCAVLTLPVFGLLAFTYVSPLIATIWLGITYSFASPSMWSSIPLVVPQATLGTALGLASSIHMLGVGVSNLVIGQILGTKSSETKIPLWRWQRMMIFILANIISCIIASVLLNVVDHRQGGILNKTTKRSEQAKKNSDQEIPIVAEEEQNQDVEAEGIAPHSINS